The Pseudomonas putida nucleotide sequence CGCCCAACTGCGCGAAGTCGACCAGACCCACAAGCTGTTCCGCGACGCCGCCCGTTTCGTGCGGGCAGTGCTCGGGTATGACCGCGTGATGATCTACCAGCTGGGTACCGACGGCGCCGGCAAAGTCGTGGCGGAAGCCAAACGTGGCGACCTGGAAAGCTTCCTTGGCCAGTACTTTCCGGCCTCCGACATCCCCCAGCAGGCCCGTGCCCTGTATCTGCGCAACCCGATCCGGATCATCTCCGATGCCACGTTCAAGACGGTCGCCATCGACCCGGTGCTGGACCTGTCCGGCGAGCCCCTTGACCTCTCCTACGCGCACCTGCGCAGCGTTTCGCCGATCCACTGCGAATATCTGACCAACATGGGCGTGGGTGCCTCGATGTCGATCTCGGTGATCGTCAATGGCGCACTCTGGGGGCTGATCGCCTGCCACCATTACGCACCGCGCACCCTGGCCATGGGCCAACGGGTGGCGGCGGAAATGTTCGGCGAGTTCTTCTCGCTGCACATCGAGACGCTGCGTACCCGGCAGAACCTCGAAGCGGCCGTCAACGTCCACAAGGCACTGGACTCGCTGCAGCGCGATGCCAACCATGCGCCCGACATCGAGGCGTTCTTCCACTCGCGCCTGGGCCAATTCCAGTCGCTGATCCCGTGCGACGGCATCGGCATGTCGATGCAGGGGCGCTGGAGTTCGATCGGCCTGACACCCCCCAAGGCCGCCATTGCCGACCTGCTGGGCCTTGCCCAGGGGGTCAGCGAAGGCAAGACCTGGGCGTCCAACCGGCTATCCATGGCTCACCCCGTGGCCCAGGACTACTTCACCGAAGTCTCCGGCGTGCTGATCATCCCCATGTCGCAGCAGCCAAGGGATTACCTCATGCTGTTCCGCAAGGAGGTGGTCGAGACGCTGGACTGGGCCGGCGACCCGAACAAGACCTACGAGAGTGGCGCGCTGGGCGACCGTTTGACGCCGCGCAAGAGCTTCGCGATCTGGAAAGAGACGGTGCATCAGCAGTCACTGCCCTGGAGCGAGCAGGACCGGCAGTTTGGCGAGGCCATTCGCAAAGCCATCGTCGAAGTGGCCTTGCACAACAGCGAGCTGCTGGCCAACGAACGCTCGAAGGCTGAAGTCCGCCAGCGCATCCTCAATGAAGAGCTCAATCACCGGGTCAAGAACATTCTGTCGCTGATCGGCGCGCTGGTGGCCCACCCGACGTCCGAGAGCCAGACCCTCAAGGACTACGTGGCCACGCTCAAAGGCCGCATCCACGCGCTGTCCCTGGCCCACGACCAGGTCGTGCGCGGTGACGGCGGCGGGCGCCTGGTCACGTTGCTCGAAGCCGAGCTGTCGCCCTATCGCACGTCGGCTGAAGCCATCGAGCTGAGCGGGCCCAATGTGATCCTCGATGCCCGCGCCTATTCGGTGATGGCCCTGGTGCTGCACGAACTTGCGACCAACGCGGCCAAGTACGGCGCGCTGTCCAGGGCTGGCGGCAGGCTCTGTATCAGCTGGGCGCTCGACGCAGGCAATGCCTGCGACATCACCTGGCGCGAGAGTAACGGCCCGATGGTTCGCCCGCCGAGCCGCAGTGGTTTCGGTACGGTGCTGATCGACCGCAGCATACCGTTCGACCTGGGCGGTACCAGCCACGTCGAATACCTGCCTGAGGGGCTTCGGGGCTTTTTCCGAATCCCGGCCAGGCACCTCTCGGTGGCCGCTGAGCCGGAAGCCCTGCGCCCAGCCACACCCGTGGCGCAA carries:
- a CDS encoding HWE histidine kinase domain-containing protein is translated as MTSDPQVNLTNCDREPIQVPGSIQPHGCLLACDASATVVLRHSLNLPQMLGVTGAINGQKLHAVLGEEVAHTLRNSLARTREGTRPSQTFNVQLPSGQAFDVSAHVFKGTAIIEFEPAGASIAEPIELARTLIAQLREVDQTHKLFRDAARFVRAVLGYDRVMIYQLGTDGAGKVVAEAKRGDLESFLGQYFPASDIPQQARALYLRNPIRIISDATFKTVAIDPVLDLSGEPLDLSYAHLRSVSPIHCEYLTNMGVGASMSISVIVNGALWGLIACHHYAPRTLAMGQRVAAEMFGEFFSLHIETLRTRQNLEAAVNVHKALDSLQRDANHAPDIEAFFHSRLGQFQSLIPCDGIGMSMQGRWSSIGLTPPKAAIADLLGLAQGVSEGKTWASNRLSMAHPVAQDYFTEVSGVLIIPMSQQPRDYLMLFRKEVVETLDWAGDPNKTYESGALGDRLTPRKSFAIWKETVHQQSLPWSEQDRQFGEAIRKAIVEVALHNSELLANERSKAEVRQRILNEELNHRVKNILSLIGALVAHPTSESQTLKDYVATLKGRIHALSLAHDQVVRGDGGGRLVTLLEAELSPYRTSAEAIELSGPNVILDARAYSVMALVLHELATNAAKYGALSRAGGRLCISWALDAGNACDITWRESNGPMVRPPSRSGFGTVLIDRSIPFDLGGTSHVEYLPEGLRGFFRIPARHLSVAAEPEALRPATPVAQPRAVLAARTDACVLILEDQLVIAVGLEQILNDARITNVITAGSVDEAMRLLTNRAPDAAILDINLGTGTSICVADELVRRGIPFLFATGYGDGVSIPQHLQQVAVIRKPYDANAILASLQKLLEP